From Microbacterium sp. LWH11-1.2, one genomic window encodes:
- a CDS encoding primosomal protein, with the protein MPEDEERRPRRDNDSGSRNQRPSGGRPAQNRDGAPRRDGDNRSGDRAPRREGGGYNRDSAPRREGGYNRDSAPRREGGGYNRDSAPRREGGGYNRDSAPRREGGYNRDSAPRREGGYNRDSAPRRDGDNRTGDRAPRREGGYNRDSAPRREGGYNRDSAPRREGGYNRDSAPRREGGYNRDSAPRRDGDNRTGDRGPRREGGGYNRDSAPRREGGGYNRDSAPRREGGGYNRDSAPRREGGGYNRDSAPRREGGGYNRDSAPRREGGGYNRDSAPRREGGGYNRDSAPRREGGGYNRDSAPRRDGDRTGDRAPRREGGYNRDSAPRRDSGSDRDRGRSFPQRGGSGRERPIQAADERPRFNDPHIPDEITARDLHTSARNELKTLSKENADLVARHLAMASQLIDEDPALAHEHALAASRRAGRIAIVRETLGITAYATEDFALALRELRTYRRISGKDDQIALMVDSERGIGRPDRALETGRAVDRSALTTPVRVALAIAMSGARLDQGDLELALGELEIPELDPDRAFEWSPALFAARAAVLEDLGREEEAAFWAHRADVAAEALGVDEAGDEELIVEDGLIEGDFDDDEIATTADVDAAAESAADESAAEDSAEDSAEDSAVDEPAADEPATDEPTVEDEVRELLGEDDAADGSDAAAPADDKAQGSEQEA; encoded by the coding sequence ATGCCGGAAGACGAAGAGCGCCGTCCGCGTCGCGACAACGACAGTGGATCGCGCAACCAGCGTCCTTCCGGAGGCCGTCCCGCACAGAATCGCGATGGCGCCCCTCGTCGCGATGGCGACAACCGCTCCGGCGACCGCGCACCGCGTCGCGAGGGTGGCGGCTACAACCGTGACTCTGCTCCGCGTCGCGAGGGTGGTTACAACCGTGATTCTGCTCCTCGTCGTGAGGGCGGCGGTTACAACCGCGATTCCGCTCCGCGTCGCGAGGGTGGCGGTTACAACCGCGATTCCGCTCCGCGTCGCGAGGGCGGTTACAACCGTGACTCCGCTCCGCGTCGCGAGGGCGGTTACAACCGCGACTCCGCGCCTCGCCGCGATGGCGACAACCGCACCGGCGACCGCGCTCCTCGTCGTGAGGGTGGTTACAACCGCGATTCTGCTCCGCGTCGTGAGGGTGGTTACAACCGCGATTCTGCTCCTCGTCGCGAGGGCGGTTACAACCGCGACTCCGCTCCGCGTCGCGAGGGCGGTTACAACCGCGACTCCGCGCCTCGCCGCGATGGCGACAACCGCACCGGCGACCGAGGTCCCCGTCGTGAGGGTGGCGGGTACAACCGGGACTCCGCACCGCGTCGTGAGGGTGGCGGGTACAACCGGGACTCCGCTCCGCGTCGTGAGGGTGGCGGGTACAACCGGGACTCCGCACCGCGTCGTGAGGGTGGCGGGTACAACCGGGACTCCGCTCCGCGTCGTGAGGGTGGCGGGTACAACCGGGACTCCGCACCGCGTCGTGAGGGTGGCGGGTACAACCGGGACTCCGCACCGCGTCGTGAGGGTGGCGGGTACAACCGCGATTCCGCTCCGCGTCGTGAGGGTGGCGGCTACAACCGCGACTCCGCGCCTCGCCGCGATGGCGACCGCACCGGTGACCGCGCCCCGCGTCGCGAGGGCGGTTACAACCGCGACTCCGCACCGCGTCGCGACTCCGGCTCCGACCGTGACCGCGGTCGTTCGTTCCCGCAGCGCGGGGGCTCGGGGCGCGAGCGTCCGATCCAGGCTGCCGACGAGCGTCCGCGCTTCAACGACCCGCACATCCCGGACGAGATCACGGCTCGCGACCTCCACACCTCGGCGCGCAATGAGCTCAAGACGCTGAGCAAGGAGAACGCGGACCTCGTGGCCCGTCATCTCGCGATGGCCTCGCAGCTCATCGATGAGGACCCGGCGCTGGCTCACGAGCACGCGCTGGCGGCGTCGCGTCGTGCGGGTCGTATCGCGATCGTCCGCGAGACCCTCGGCATCACGGCGTACGCGACCGAGGACTTCGCTCTCGCGCTGCGCGAGCTGCGGACGTACCGCCGCATCTCCGGCAAGGACGATCAGATCGCCCTCATGGTCGACAGCGAACGCGGCATCGGGCGTCCGGACCGCGCGCTCGAGACCGGTCGCGCCGTCGACCGCAGCGCGCTCACAACCCCGGTGCGGGTCGCACTCGCGATCGCGATGTCCGGGGCCCGCCTCGATCAGGGCGACCTCGAGCTCGCGCTGGGTGAGCTCGAGATCCCTGAACTCGACCCCGATCGCGCCTTCGAGTGGAGCCCGGCGCTGTTCGCCGCTCGTGCCGCGGTGCTGGAGGATCTCGGACGCGAGGAGGAAGCGGCCTTCTGGGCGCATCGCGCTGATGTCGCGGCCGAAGCCCTCGGCGTCGATGAAGCCGGCGATGAGGAGCTCATCGTCGAAGACGGTCTCATCGAAGGCGACTTCGACGATGACGAGATCGCCACGACCGCTGATGTCGATGCTGCCGCTGAGTCCGCAGCTGACGAGTCCGCCGCAGAAGACTCTGCGGAAGACTCTGCAGAAGACTCCGCCGTCGACGAGCCTGCGGCCGATGAGCCCGCAACCGACGAGCCGACCGTCGAGGACGAGGTCCGCGAACTCCTGGGAGAGGACGACGCTGCTGACGGCTCTGACGCCGCCGCCCCCGCCGACGACAAGGCTCAGGGCTCGGAGCAGGAGGCGTAG
- a CDS encoding HAD-IIA family hydrolase, with protein MALFSRKRPVASTPLDGVDTVLADLDGVVYAGPGALPFAVDSLNRAGESARLGYITNNAARTDASVAAHLSSLGLEVAASDVVTSPQAAMRLLAGILPAPATILVVGGDGLVDEVTKAGYTVTRSAEDSPAAVVQGFAPDVAWTDLAEAAFALKLPEEEGGIPWIATNTDWTIPRERGVAPGNGTLVSAVHTAIGRLATVAGKPEAPIFEEALARFGAQKALFIGDRLDTDIMGASRVGIDSVLVLTGIDRPKHVLAAPEGSRPTYILGDLRELHEPYPEAIEKDGVFQVNGAAVRVSGADVEIVADSGVQIDLLRAGAAAIWASGTPVFVLRVPERLYDDPFHRP; from the coding sequence GTGGCGCTGTTCTCCCGGAAGCGACCGGTCGCGTCCACTCCGCTCGACGGCGTCGACACCGTGCTGGCCGATCTGGACGGCGTGGTCTACGCCGGCCCGGGCGCGCTGCCGTTCGCGGTCGACAGCCTGAACCGGGCGGGGGAGTCCGCACGACTCGGCTACATCACCAACAACGCCGCCCGCACCGATGCGTCCGTCGCGGCTCACCTGAGCAGCCTCGGCCTCGAGGTGGCGGCATCCGACGTCGTGACGAGTCCGCAGGCTGCGATGCGCCTGCTCGCGGGTATCCTCCCGGCACCCGCCACGATCCTCGTGGTCGGCGGCGACGGTCTGGTCGACGAGGTCACGAAGGCCGGCTACACGGTCACCCGCAGCGCCGAGGACTCGCCTGCCGCGGTCGTGCAGGGCTTCGCTCCCGACGTCGCCTGGACGGACCTTGCAGAGGCCGCGTTCGCCCTCAAGCTTCCGGAAGAAGAGGGCGGCATCCCCTGGATCGCCACGAACACCGACTGGACGATTCCGCGAGAGCGCGGTGTCGCCCCCGGTAACGGCACCCTGGTGTCCGCCGTGCACACCGCGATCGGACGCCTGGCGACCGTCGCGGGCAAGCCGGAGGCTCCGATCTTCGAAGAGGCCCTCGCGCGTTTCGGCGCGCAGAAGGCGCTGTTCATCGGCGACCGCCTCGACACCGACATCATGGGAGCGAGCCGTGTCGGCATCGACTCGGTGCTGGTGCTCACCGGCATCGATCGTCCGAAGCACGTGCTGGCAGCGCCCGAAGGCTCGCGTCCCACCTACATCCTCGGCGACCTGCGGGAGCTGCATGAGCCGTACCCCGAGGCGATCGAGAAGGACGGCGTCTTCCAGGTGAACGGAGCCGCTGTGCGGGTCTCGGGAGCCGACGTCGAGATCGTCGCCGACTCGGGCGTGCAGATCGACCTGCTCCGCGCAGGTGCCGCAGCGATCTGGGCATCCGGTACACCGGTGTTCGTCCTCCGCGTGCCGGAGCGCCTCTACGACGATCCGTTCCACCGACCCTGA
- a CDS encoding TlyA family RNA methyltransferase, which translates to MTRLDAALAARGLARSRSHAATLISEGLVSVDGRPVVKSSTPVPDTAEITIAGSDHYVGRAAHKLIAGLDGFAVPVEGRLALDMGASTGGFTQVLRERGARRVLAVDVGHGQLAPSIAADDGVVAVEGYNVRHMTPENLAETTGERDLPELLVGDLSFISLELVLPAVAGVAAPGSDILLLVKPQFEVGRTAVRGGLVTDPATRADAVARTVWSAWDVGLGMLGILPSPILGTHGNAEYLVHLAPGRGSNPTEWLDSINRLAGGR; encoded by the coding sequence ATGACGCGACTCGACGCCGCCCTCGCCGCCCGAGGACTCGCCCGTTCGCGCAGCCACGCCGCCACCCTCATCTCCGAGGGGCTCGTGAGCGTCGATGGCCGACCGGTCGTGAAGTCCTCGACGCCGGTGCCGGACACCGCCGAGATCACGATCGCCGGCTCGGATCACTACGTGGGTCGCGCCGCGCACAAGCTCATCGCCGGCCTCGACGGCTTCGCGGTCCCCGTCGAGGGGAGGCTGGCGCTCGACATGGGCGCCTCGACCGGCGGATTCACCCAGGTGCTGCGTGAGCGCGGCGCCCGACGAGTGCTCGCGGTCGACGTGGGGCACGGCCAGCTGGCGCCGTCGATCGCGGCCGACGACGGCGTGGTGGCGGTCGAGGGATACAACGTTCGCCACATGACGCCCGAGAACCTCGCCGAGACGACGGGCGAGCGCGATCTCCCGGAGCTCCTCGTCGGCGACCTCTCCTTCATCTCCCTCGAGCTCGTGCTGCCGGCGGTCGCCGGCGTGGCCGCACCGGGGTCCGACATCCTGCTCCTCGTGAAGCCGCAGTTCGAGGTCGGCCGCACCGCCGTGCGCGGCGGTCTGGTGACCGACCCCGCCACCCGCGCGGATGCCGTCGCACGCACCGTATGGAGTGCCTGGGACGTCGGTCTCGGCATGCTCGGCATCCTTCCCTCCCCGATCCTCGGCACGCACGGCAACGCGGAATATCTCGTGCACCTCGCGCCGGGACGCGGCAGCAATCCGACAGAATGGTTGGACAGCATCAATCGACTGGCAGGGGGACGATGA
- a CDS encoding NAD kinase, with amino-acid sequence MNERRILVVAHAGRVETVEAARRVIDALRGAGARPFLAADDHAALTAVDGFFADVDVLDGSSESADLELAIVLGGDGTILRAAELVRDSGAPVLGINMGHVGFLAEIDRDDMDDAVRRVIDRDYEVEERLALSVRVKDAAGAVVYDTWALNEATVEKASRERMIEVVLEIDGRPLSSFACDGMVVSTPTGSTAYNFSAGGPVIWPSVEAIAVVPLSAHALFAKPLVVSPDAAVAIEMLERTDGSGILWCDGRRSHDLPPGARVVVRRSSRPVRLARLHHAAFTDRLVRKFRLPVEGWRGQEPGKTP; translated from the coding sequence ATGAACGAGCGCAGGATCCTGGTCGTCGCCCATGCCGGCCGCGTCGAGACCGTGGAGGCCGCCCGTCGCGTGATCGACGCGCTGCGCGGGGCAGGAGCCCGACCGTTCCTCGCGGCTGACGACCACGCCGCGCTGACCGCGGTCGACGGGTTCTTCGCCGACGTCGACGTGCTCGACGGGTCGTCGGAGTCCGCCGACCTCGAGCTCGCGATCGTGTTGGGCGGCGACGGAACGATCCTGCGGGCAGCTGAGCTCGTCCGCGACAGCGGTGCGCCGGTGCTCGGCATCAACATGGGCCACGTCGGCTTCCTCGCCGAGATCGATCGCGATGACATGGATGACGCGGTGCGCCGCGTGATCGACCGCGACTACGAGGTCGAGGAGCGTCTCGCCCTGTCGGTGCGGGTGAAGGACGCGGCGGGCGCCGTCGTCTACGACACCTGGGCGCTGAACGAGGCGACGGTCGAGAAGGCCAGCCGAGAGCGGATGATCGAGGTCGTGCTCGAGATCGACGGTCGCCCGCTGTCGAGCTTCGCGTGCGACGGCATGGTGGTCTCGACGCCGACCGGATCCACCGCCTACAACTTCTCCGCCGGCGGGCCGGTGATCTGGCCGAGCGTCGAGGCGATCGCCGTCGTGCCCCTGTCGGCGCACGCGCTGTTCGCCAAGCCGCTGGTCGTCAGCCCCGACGCCGCTGTCGCGATCGAGATGCTGGAGCGCACCGACGGCTCCGGCATCCTGTGGTGCGACGGCCGGCGTTCGCACGATCTGCCTCCGGGTGCCCGCGTCGTCGTCCGTCGGTCTTCGCGTCCGGTTCGCCTGGCACGCCTGCACCACGCAGCCTTCACCGATCGGCTCGTGCGCAAGTTCCGTCTGCCCGTCGAAGGATGGCGCGGGCAGGAGCCGGGGAAGACGCCATGA
- the recN gene encoding DNA repair protein RecN, translating to MIEEMRMQGLGVIADAVLPLGPGFTAITGETGAGKTMVVTGLGLLLGQRADSGAVRAGAAQASVAGVWIVPEKGDVADIVTDAGGELEPAGADLAELYVSRTLSAEGRSRASVGGRAAPAGVLSALAEELVVVHGQSEQLRLRSAAAQRDALDRFGGAPVATALAAYSASFSRWRTLDAEITEISENRDRRAEEAARLREALALIEATAPEPGEDQELSERAERLANSEELRLAASLAHGALSSEEGEPDASGLVAEARRLLERVSDSKLTQIAEGIADIGYRIADAAGQLSAYLADLDESGPHELAAVEERRAALGTLVRAHGSLDEALEVWRTGSARLAELDDDGERIERLTEERDAVRAELDAHAAALTTERASAATRLGAAVTEELHALAMPDARLEVAVTEGAESTHGRDDVAILLAPHPGAEPRSVGKGASGGELSRVMLAIEVVIAGTDPVPTFVFDEVDAGIGGAAAIEVGRRLARLAEKSQVIAVTHLAQVAAFANNHLSVVKSNDGAVTASSVRLLEGEEREAEMARLLSGLADSDAALTHARELLSLGAPAA from the coding sequence ATGATCGAGGAGATGCGGATGCAGGGCCTCGGCGTGATCGCCGATGCCGTACTGCCCCTCGGCCCCGGCTTCACAGCCATCACGGGCGAGACGGGCGCCGGCAAGACGATGGTGGTCACCGGCCTCGGACTGCTGCTCGGTCAGCGTGCCGATTCCGGTGCCGTGCGCGCCGGCGCCGCGCAGGCCTCGGTCGCCGGAGTCTGGATCGTTCCCGAGAAGGGCGACGTCGCCGACATCGTGACGGATGCCGGAGGCGAGCTCGAACCCGCCGGCGCCGACCTCGCGGAACTCTACGTGTCCCGCACCCTGAGCGCCGAGGGTCGCAGCCGCGCCAGCGTCGGTGGTCGTGCGGCCCCCGCGGGAGTGCTGTCGGCTCTCGCCGAAGAGCTCGTGGTCGTTCACGGACAGTCCGAGCAGCTCCGCCTGCGCTCGGCCGCCGCGCAGCGCGACGCCCTCGACCGCTTCGGTGGCGCCCCCGTCGCGACGGCTCTCGCGGCGTACTCGGCATCCTTCTCCCGCTGGCGGACTCTCGACGCCGAGATCACCGAGATCTCCGAGAACCGCGATCGCCGCGCCGAGGAGGCCGCGCGCCTCCGCGAGGCCCTCGCCCTCATCGAGGCCACGGCCCCGGAGCCGGGGGAGGACCAGGAGCTGAGCGAACGCGCCGAACGCCTCGCCAACTCCGAGGAGCTGCGCCTCGCGGCATCCCTCGCGCACGGCGCGCTGTCGAGCGAGGAGGGTGAGCCGGATGCCTCCGGCCTCGTCGCCGAGGCCCGCCGGCTGCTCGAGCGCGTCTCCGACTCGAAGCTCACCCAGATCGCCGAGGGCATCGCCGACATCGGCTATCGGATCGCGGATGCGGCCGGCCAGCTCTCCGCGTACCTCGCGGATCTCGACGAGTCGGGTCCGCACGAACTCGCCGCGGTCGAGGAACGTCGTGCCGCCCTGGGAACGCTGGTCCGCGCGCACGGCTCGCTCGACGAGGCCCTCGAGGTCTGGCGGACCGGGTCCGCCCGTCTCGCCGAGCTCGACGACGACGGCGAGCGGATCGAGCGGCTCACCGAGGAACGGGATGCGGTGCGTGCCGAGCTCGATGCGCATGCCGCCGCGCTGACCACGGAGCGTGCGTCTGCCGCGACGCGTCTGGGCGCCGCGGTCACGGAGGAGCTGCATGCCCTCGCGATGCCGGATGCTCGTCTCGAGGTGGCCGTCACGGAAGGTGCAGAGAGCACGCACGGCCGCGACGACGTCGCGATCCTGCTCGCGCCGCATCCGGGTGCCGAACCCCGCTCGGTGGGAAAGGGCGCCTCCGGGGGAGAACTCTCCCGCGTGATGCTGGCGATCGAGGTCGTCATCGCCGGGACCGACCCGGTGCCGACCTTCGTGTTCGACGAGGTCGACGCGGGCATCGGTGGCGCAGCCGCGATCGAGGTGGGTCGACGACTCGCCCGGCTTGCAGAGAAGTCGCAGGTCATCGCGGTCACGCATCTCGCGCAGGTCGCGGCCTTCGCGAACAATCACCTGTCCGTCGTGAAGTCCAACGACGGAGCCGTCACCGCCTCCAGCGTGCGGCTTCTGGAGGGCGAGGAGCGGGAGGCCGAGATGGCCCGCCTGCTGTCGGGACTCGCCGATTCGGACGCCGCTCTGACCCACGCCCGAGAACTTCTCAGCCTCGGCGCCCCTGCTGCCTGA
- a CDS encoding CTP synthase has product MNSSSAGPKNDTTKHIFVTGGVVSSLGKGLTAASLGNLLTARGLRVVMQKLDPYLNVDPGTMNPFQHGEVFVTDDGAETDLDIGHYERFLDINLSQAANVTTGQIYSQVIARERRGEYLGDTVQVIPHITDEIKRRMRLQAHEEPRPDVIITEVGGTVGDIESQPFLEAARQLRHELGRDSVFFVHVSLVPFMGASGEQKTKPTQHSVAALRQVGIQPDALVLRSDRPVSASNRNKIALMCDVDVEGVINTVDLPSIYDIPSTLNDQGLDSYIVRRLGLDQKAAEEVDWTRWSKVLHAVHNPKHEVTIGLVGKYIDLPDAYLSVTEALKAGGFAQETKVNIRWIPSDLCETPEGAQEQLAQVDGICVPGGFGIRGIEGKLGALKFAREQGIPTLGLCLGLQCMVIEYARDVAGIAGASSSEFDPETTEPVIATMAEQIEILDGGDLGGTMRLGLYQAALADGSLARELYGAPEASERHRHRYEVNNAYRDRLSDAGLVFSGLNPELDLVEYVELPRDVHPYYIATQAHPELRSRPTDPHPLFRGLVGAAIERHRASELFDVSADD; this is encoded by the coding sequence ATGAACTCTTCTTCTGCGGGGCCCAAGAACGACACGACCAAGCACATCTTTGTGACAGGTGGTGTCGTTTCGTCTTTGGGCAAGGGGCTCACGGCTGCCAGCCTGGGCAACCTCCTCACCGCTCGCGGACTGCGCGTCGTGATGCAGAAGCTCGACCCGTACCTGAACGTCGATCCGGGCACGATGAACCCCTTCCAGCACGGCGAGGTCTTCGTGACCGACGACGGCGCCGAGACCGACCTCGACATCGGCCACTACGAGCGGTTCCTCGACATCAACCTGTCGCAGGCAGCCAACGTGACGACGGGCCAGATCTACTCGCAGGTCATCGCGCGCGAGCGCCGGGGCGAGTACCTCGGCGACACCGTGCAGGTCATCCCGCACATCACCGACGAGATCAAGCGCCGCATGCGCCTGCAGGCTCACGAGGAGCCGCGTCCTGACGTGATCATCACCGAGGTCGGCGGCACGGTCGGCGACATCGAGTCGCAGCCGTTCCTCGAGGCCGCCCGCCAGCTCCGTCACGAGCTCGGCCGCGACAGCGTGTTCTTCGTGCACGTCTCGCTGGTGCCCTTCATGGGGGCGTCGGGGGAGCAGAAGACCAAGCCCACCCAGCACTCGGTCGCGGCCCTCCGCCAGGTCGGCATCCAGCCGGACGCCCTGGTGCTCCGCAGCGACCGTCCGGTCAGCGCGAGCAACCGCAACAAGATCGCGCTCATGTGCGACGTCGACGTCGAGGGCGTCATCAACACCGTCGACCTGCCGAGCATCTACGACATCCCGTCGACGCTCAACGACCAGGGGCTGGACTCGTACATCGTGCGTCGTCTCGGTCTCGACCAGAAGGCCGCGGAAGAGGTCGACTGGACGCGCTGGAGCAAGGTGCTGCACGCTGTGCACAACCCCAAGCACGAGGTCACGATCGGCCTCGTCGGCAAGTACATCGACCTGCCTGACGCCTACCTCTCGGTCACCGAAGCCCTCAAGGCGGGTGGATTCGCGCAGGAGACCAAGGTCAACATCCGCTGGATCCCCTCGGACCTCTGCGAGACGCCCGAGGGCGCCCAGGAGCAGCTGGCACAGGTCGACGGCATCTGCGTGCCCGGCGGCTTCGGCATCCGTGGCATCGAAGGCAAGCTGGGGGCGCTGAAGTTCGCCCGCGAACAGGGCATCCCGACGCTCGGCCTCTGCCTCGGCCTGCAGTGCATGGTGATCGAGTACGCACGCGACGTGGCCGGCATCGCCGGAGCATCGTCGAGCGAGTTCGACCCGGAGACCACGGAGCCCGTGATCGCGACGATGGCCGAGCAGATCGAGATCCTCGACGGCGGCGACCTGGGCGGCACGATGCGCCTCGGCCTGTACCAGGCGGCCCTCGCCGATGGTTCACTCGCCCGTGAGCTCTACGGTGCCCCTGAGGCCTCGGAGCGGCACCGTCACCGCTACGAGGTGAACAACGCGTACCGCGACCGTCTCTCCGACGCGGGTCTGGTGTTCTCCGGCCTCAACCCGGAACTCGACCTCGTCGAGTACGTCGAGCTGCCGCGCGACGTGCACCCGTACTACATCGCGACGCAGGCGCACCCCGAGCTGCGCTCGCGTCCGACCGACCCGCACCCGCTGTTCCGCGGACTGGTGGGCGCCGCGATCGAGCGTCACCGCGCCAGCGAGCTGTTCGACGTCAGCGCCGATGACTGA
- a CDS encoding NUDIX hydrolase: MTDATGELRDEPFSPEVLTSDLVYEGRVWDVRSDRVRYGDGEMVRQYVAHTGAVAILALDDEGRVLLIQQYRHPIRHRDWELPAGLLDVAGEEPLEAAKRELAEEADLVAAHWEPLVSSWTTPGGNDEMIHIFLATGISAAESAHDREDEEADIRVEWVPLSDAVDAVLAGRMRNGILSIGVLAAAQRLRDRL; the protein is encoded by the coding sequence ATGACTGACGCGACCGGAGAGCTCCGCGACGAGCCGTTCTCTCCGGAGGTGCTCACGAGCGACCTCGTCTACGAGGGCAGGGTCTGGGACGTGCGCTCCGACCGCGTGCGGTACGGCGACGGCGAGATGGTGCGGCAGTACGTCGCGCACACGGGTGCCGTGGCGATCCTCGCGCTGGACGACGAGGGCCGCGTCCTGCTGATCCAGCAGTACCGGCATCCGATCCGTCACCGTGACTGGGAGCTGCCGGCCGGCCTTCTCGACGTCGCCGGCGAGGAGCCGCTCGAGGCCGCGAAGCGCGAGCTCGCCGAGGAGGCCGACCTGGTCGCGGCGCACTGGGAACCGCTCGTGTCGTCGTGGACCACGCCGGGCGGCAACGACGAGATGATCCACATCTTCCTCGCGACGGGTATCTCGGCCGCCGAGTCCGCGCACGACCGCGAGGACGAAGAGGCCGACATCCGCGTCGAGTGGGTGCCCCTCTCGGACGCGGTCGACGCCGTCCTCGCCGGGCGCATGCGCAACGGCATCCTCTCGATCGGAGTGCTCGCGGCGGCGCAGAGGCTGCGCGATCGGCTCTGA
- the xerD gene encoding site-specific tyrosine recombinase XerD: protein MLLPRALDLYLRHVTIERGLSAHTIAAYRRDLDGYREWLEADGIGDTADITPAVIGRFITERSSAEPPPASTSLARLQSSVRGWHRFLAREGIEADDPSGRLRPPKAPRRLPKALTIDQVERLLAAPSPEDPVGIRDRALLELLYATGARVSEAIGLDVDDLAHGDVLRLRGKGSKERIVPIGSFARDAADAYLTRVRPGLAAKGRASSRLFLGARGAPLSRQSAWLIIRAAAEAAQITSEVSPHTLRHSFATHLLQGGADVRVVQELLGHASVATTQIYTHVSVDTLRDIYATSHPRAR from the coding sequence ATGCTGCTTCCTCGCGCTCTCGACCTCTACCTGCGACACGTCACGATCGAGCGCGGTCTGAGTGCGCACACCATCGCGGCCTACCGACGAGACCTGGACGGGTACCGGGAATGGCTGGAGGCCGACGGCATCGGCGACACCGCCGACATCACCCCGGCCGTGATCGGCCGCTTCATCACGGAGCGATCGTCGGCTGAGCCGCCGCCCGCGTCGACCAGCCTCGCCCGGCTGCAGTCGTCGGTGCGGGGCTGGCATCGCTTTCTCGCGAGGGAGGGCATCGAGGCCGATGACCCGAGCGGGAGGCTCCGTCCTCCGAAGGCTCCGCGTCGGCTTCCGAAGGCGCTGACGATCGACCAGGTCGAGCGCCTGCTCGCCGCGCCGTCGCCGGAGGATCCCGTCGGCATCCGGGACCGCGCCCTTCTCGAGCTCCTGTACGCGACCGGCGCCCGCGTGTCGGAGGCGATCGGGCTCGACGTCGACGACCTCGCCCACGGCGATGTGCTGCGGCTGCGCGGCAAGGGGTCGAAGGAGCGGATCGTGCCGATCGGGTCGTTCGCGCGCGACGCTGCGGACGCCTACCTGACCAGGGTGCGCCCGGGGCTCGCCGCCAAGGGACGGGCGTCGTCGCGCCTGTTCCTCGGTGCGCGAGGGGCGCCCCTGTCCCGACAGAGCGCGTGGCTGATCATCCGTGCCGCCGCCGAGGCCGCCCAGATCACGAGCGAGGTCTCACCGCACACGCTGCGGCACTCCTTCGCGACGCACCTGCTGCAGGGCGGCGCCGACGTGCGCGTGGTGCAGGAGCTCCTCGGGCACGCGTCGGTCGCGACGACGCAGATCTACACCCACGTGTCGGTCGACACGCTGCGCGACATCTACGCGACCTCTCATCCCCGGGCCCGCTGA
- a CDS encoding ParA family protein gives MGPTGRPYHGFATPEPLKSHGPARIIALCNQKGGVGKTTTTINLAAALAEYGRKVLAVDFDPQGALSAGLGIQTHDVPTIYDLLLDTKRDAHDAIVHSGVEGLDVMPANIDLSAAEVHLVNEVARETILARVLRQVAGEYDVILIDCQPSLGLLTVNALTAAHGVIIPLECEFFALRGVALLIETIDKVRDRLNPSITMDGLLATMYDARTLHSREVLERVVETFGDDVLETVIGRTVKFPDASVSGVPITEFAPEHAAAQAYLRLARELVARGAVA, from the coding sequence ATGGGACCCACCGGCCGTCCGTATCACGGGTTCGCCACGCCCGAGCCGCTGAAGTCGCACGGTCCGGCGCGCATCATCGCACTGTGCAATCAGAAGGGCGGCGTCGGCAAGACGACGACCACCATCAACCTCGCCGCGGCTCTCGCCGAGTACGGTCGCAAGGTGCTCGCGGTCGACTTCGATCCGCAGGGCGCGCTCTCGGCCGGTCTCGGCATCCAGACGCACGACGTCCCCACGATCTACGACCTGCTGCTCGACACGAAGCGCGATGCGCACGACGCGATCGTCCACTCGGGCGTCGAGGGTCTCGACGTCATGCCGGCGAACATCGACCTCTCTGCTGCCGAGGTGCATCTCGTCAACGAGGTGGCTCGCGAGACGATCCTCGCCCGAGTGCTCCGCCAGGTCGCGGGGGAGTACGACGTCATCCTCATCGACTGCCAGCCGTCTCTCGGACTGCTCACCGTGAACGCGCTCACGGCGGCGCACGGTGTGATCATCCCGCTCGAGTGCGAGTTCTTCGCCCTGCGCGGGGTCGCGCTGCTGATCGAGACCATCGACAAGGTCCGTGACCGCCTGAACCCGTCGATCACGATGGACGGGCTCCTGGCGACGATGTACGACGCCCGCACGCTGCACTCCCGCGAGGTGCTCGAGCGCGTCGTGGAGACGTTCGGCGACGACGTGCTGGAGACCGTGATCGGCCGCACCGTGAAGTTCCCGGATGCCTCGGTCTCAGGTGTGCCCATCACCGAGTTCGCTCCGGAGCACGCCGCCGCCCAGGCGTACCTGCGGCTGGCCCGGGAGCTGGTCGCCCGTGGCGCCGTCGCCTGA